A stretch of DNA from Streptomyces rubradiris:
GGTCGTCTAACCGATCTTGTGCATCCACCCGTGCTTGTCCTCGGAGAGCCCGCGCTGGATGGAGAGCAGCGCCTCCCGCAGCCGCATGGTCACCGGTCCGGGCGTACCGTCGCCGTGGGACCACTGGTCGCTCTTGGTCTTGACGTGGCCGATGGGCGTGACCACCGCCGCGGTGCCGCACGCGAAGACCTCGGTCAGCGCGCCGGACGCCGCGTCCTCGCGCCACTGCTGGAGGGTGATCGTGCCCTCCTCGGCGGTGTAGCCGAGGTCGCGGGCGACCTGGAGGAGGGAGTCGCGGGTGATGCCCTCCAGGATGGAGCCGCTGAGCGCGGGGGTGACGATCCGGTCGCCGTAGACGAAGGCGACGTTCATGCTGCCGGACTCCTCGACCTTGGTGCGGGTCACCGCGTCGAGGTAGACGACCTGGTCACAGCCGTGCGCGGCGGCCTCGGCCTGCGGCAGCAGGGACGCGGCGTAGTTGCCGCCGGTCTTGGCGTCGCCGGTGCCGCCCGGGACCGCGCGGACGTGGTCCTCGGCGACCCAGATGGTGACCGGCTTCACGCCACCGGAGAAGTAGGCGCCGGACGGGGAGGCGATCAGCATGAACAGGTACTCGTTGGCCGGGTGGACGCCGAGCGCGGCCTCCGTGGCGAACATGAACGGCCGCAGGTAGAGGGAGGCCTCGCCGCCGTGCGGCGGGACCCAGTCGGCGTCCTGGGCGAGCAGCGCGTCCAGCGCGGCGATGAACAGCTCCTCGGGCAGCTCGGCCATGGCCATGCGGCGGGCGGAGCTGCGGAACCGGCGGGCGTTGGCCTCGGGACGGAACAGCGCGACCGAGCCGTCCGGCTGGCGGTACGCCTTCAGGCCCTCGAAGATCTCCTGACCGTAGTGCAGGACGGCCGTGGAGGGGTCCAGGGAGATCGGGCCGTACGGGACGAGCTGGGCGTCGTGCCAGCCGCGGCCCTCGGTCCACTTGATCGTCACCATGTGGTCGGTGAAGTGGCGGCCGAAGCCGGGGTCGGCCAGGATCGCCTCGCGCTCTGCGGCGGCGAGCGGGCTGGCGGACGGCTTGAGCTCGATCGTGGGCGTCGTCATCAGTGGTTGTCCTTCACCGGTTGTAGTGACGGGCCGCGCTCACGCCTGCACTGCCGGTCGTCGATGGTCGGACGTCCGAGCATTCCCTCATATCGCGGCTCCGCGTTCGATTATCGCGCGCGGGCGACGGCGGACGGAATCGGGGTGAGACGGCCCAGGGGTTGATGGTGACACCCGGCGGGGCATGGCAGAAGCCGCCGGGTGCGATTCGCGACCCGGCGGCTTGAGGTGTAGCTCGGCGGGTCAGCCGGCTACGCGTACGGCGAGCGCGTCGCCGATCTCGGAGGTGGAGCGGGCCGGCTTCCCGGCGCGCTCGGTCAGGTCGGCGGCCACCGCCGTGTCGATGCGGTCGGCCTCCGCCTCGTAGCCCAGGTGGCGCAGCAGCAGGGCGACGGACAGGACGGTGGCAGTGGGGTCGGCCTTGCCCTGGCCGGCGATGTCCGGGGCCGAGCCGTGGACCGGCTCGAACATGGACGGGAACGCGCGGCTGGGGTTGATGTTGCCGGAGGCGGCCACGCCGATGCCGCCGGAGACGGCCGCGGCGAGGTCGGTGATGATGTCGCCGAAGAGGTTGTCGGTGACGATGACGTCGAAGCGGCCGGGGTCGGTGACGAGGTAGATCGTCGCCGCGTCGACGTGGATGTAGTCGGTGGTGACCTCGGGGTACTCCTCGGCCACCTTGGTGAAGATGTTCGTCCACAGGTGCCCGGCGAAGGTCAGCACGTTGTTCTTGTGGACCAGCGTGAGCTTCTTGCGCGGGCGGGCCTGGGCGCGCTCGAAGGCGTCGCGGACGACGCGCTCGACGCCGTAGGCCGTGTTGACGGACACCTCGGTGGCGACCTCGTGGGCGGTGCCCTTGCGGATGGTGCCGCCGTTGCCCGTGTACGGGCCCTCGGTACCCTCGCGGACCACGACGAAGTCGATCTCCGGCTGGCCGGCCAGCGGGGTGGCGACACCGGGGAGCAGCTTGGACGGACGCAGGTTGACGTGGTGGTCGAAGGCGAAGCGGAGCTTCAGCAGGAAGCCGCGCTCCAGGACGCCGGACGGCACGGACGGGTCGCCGATCGCGCCGAGCAGGATGGCGTCGTGGCCCTTGAGCTGCTCCAGGTCGGCGTCGGTGAGGGTCTCACCGGTGGCGTGGTAGCGCTTGGCGCCGAAGTCGTACTCCTTGGTCTCCAGCTTCACATCCTGCGGAAGGACGGCGGAGAGGACCTTCAGACCCTCGGCCACGACCTCCTGGCCGATGCCGTCACCGGGGATCACTGCGAGATTGATGCTGCGAGACATGTCGGCACCCTACTCCTCGTCCCAGGTGATGACACGACCTGTCCGCGATGCGGACAGCGGGGCTTCGTTCCGCACGCGCCGGTCCGGCTCAGTGGCCGGTCCGGCCGCCGTTGTCCCGGCGGTCGAGGGCGCGCTGGAGGGCGGCGGCGGCGTTCTTGCGGTCGGACTCGCTCGTACGGGACACGTGACGGACTCGGCGGCGGACGGTGGTCTCGGCCATGGCAATCGACTCCTTCGGCATGCGTGGAGCACGGCAGTGGGGGGATGCAAGACGCCGGAAGGGGCGGGGAGCGCTTGGCCGCAGGGGTTGCCTGCGCGGGCCGGCTCACGACCGCCATTCGCTGGATGGAGCGAGACGTTCGGCTTCTCTCACGGTAAGGGAGCGGCCCGCGCCTGTCTGCACAATTACTCGGACTTCCTACTATCTGAGACGAAGACGCCGCTGAGCTGGGCTTTCATCCAGCCGCGCGACGCGCCGTCAGACGACGTCGCCGTCCCGCCAGTCGAAGACGAGTTCGCCGGACGGCTCCAGCGCAACGGCGGGAGCGGGCCGCACGTACACCCCGCCCTCCTCGTCCGGCAGCCGGACGATGCCCTCCGGGGACAGGGCGTGCACCGGTCCGGGCCAGCACTGCCAGCCGCGGGCGGCGTACAGCAGGGCGCCCTCGTCACTCGCCGACAGCGCGCCGAGGTCGTAGGCGCGGTCGATCATCCGCTCCAGCTCGGCCATCACCCGCCCGCCGAGCCCGGTGCGCCGCACGTCGGCCCGTACGGCGACGCCCTCGACGTAGCCGGTGCGCAGCCACCGCCCCCCGTGCCGCACCCGGCGCATCACGAGGGCCCCGTGCGCGGCGAGCCCCGCGCCGTCCTCGATCAGCGCGTGCGTCCCGCCCAGCCAGTGGTCCTCGTCGTCGTCGGAGCAGTCCCCGTCGAAGGCGTGGTCCAACAGGGCGCGTATCTCCCTGAGTTCGGCAGGTTCGAGGTCGGCGGTGTGGACGAGTCGGGGCCGAGGAGTCATGACGGCAGTATGCCCCGCCGGACATGGCGACGGCCCGGGAGGCCCGCTGCGGGAGCGGGCGTCCCGGGCCGGGATCGCGGGGGCGGTCAGCCCATGTGCGGGTAGCCGTAGTCGGTCGGCGGGACCAGGGTCTCCTTGATGGCGCGGGTCAGGGTCCAGCGCAGGAGGTTCTGGGGGGCGCCGGCCTTGTCGTTGGTGCCGGAGGCGCGGCCGCCGCCGAAGGGCTGCTGGCCGACGACGGCGCCGGTCGACTTGTCGTTGATGTAGAAGTTGCCCGCGGCGAAGCGGAGCTTCTCCATCGTGTACGCCGCCGCCGCGCGGTCGTTCGCGATGACCGAGCCGGTGAGGGCGTAGTCCGACACCGACTCCATCTGGGTCAGCATCTCGTCGTACTTGTCGTCCTCGTAGACGTACACCGCGAGGATCGGGCCGAAGTACTCGGTGGTGAAGACCTCGTTCTCCGGGTCGGTGCACTCGATGACGGTCGGCCGGACGAAGTAGCCCACCGAGTCGTCGTAGGAGCCGCCCGCGACGATCGTGCAGGCGGGGTCGGCCTTGGCGCGGTCGATGGCGGCCTTGTTCTTGGCGAACGCGCGGTCGTCGATGACGGCGCCCATGAAGTTCGACAGGTCGGTGACGTCACCCATGGTCAGGTAGTCGACCTCGGCCGCGAACTCCTCCTTGAAGCCCGAGTTCCAGATGGAGGCCGGGATGTAGGCGCGGGAGGTGGCGCTGCACTTCTGGCCCTGGTACTCGAAGGCACCGCGGGTCAGTGCGGTCTTCAGCACCGCGCGGTCGGCCGAGGGGTGGGCGACCAGGAAGTCCTTGCCGCCGGTCTCGCCGACCAGACGCGGGTAGGAGCGGTACTTCTCGATGTTGTTGCCGACCGTCTTCCACAGGTACTGGAAGGTCTTGGTCGAGCCGGTGAAGTGGATGCCCGCGAGGTCCCGGTGTTCCAGGGCGACCTCGGAGACCGCGATGCCGTCGCCGGTGACGAGGTTGATGACGCCCTTGGGCAGGCCCGCCTCCTCCAGCAGCCGCATGAGCAGCACGGCGGCGTGGGTCTGCGTCGGGGACGGCTTCCACACCACCACGTTGCCCATCAGGGCGGGGGCGGTGGGCAGGTTGGCCGCGATCGCCGAGAAGTTGAACGGCGTGATCGCGTAGACGAAGCCCTCCAGCGGGCGGTGGTCCAGACGGTTCCACACGCCCGGGGAGTTCGCCGGGGGCTGCTCGGCGATGATCTGGCGGGCGTAGTGGACGTTGAAGCGCCAGAAGTCCACCAGCTCACAGGGCGAGTCGATCTCGGCCTGCTG
This window harbors:
- the pruA gene encoding L-glutamate gamma-semialdehyde dehydrogenase encodes the protein MDAVTQVPTPVNEPVHGYAPGSPERLRLEAKLKELAENPIELPMTIGGEKRLGGGEPFQVVQPHNHKAVIGTGRHATQQDARDAIDAALAAAPAWRAMSFDDRAAIILRAAELLAGPWRETIAASTMLGQSKTAQQAEIDSPCELVDFWRFNVHYARQIIAEQPPANSPGVWNRLDHRPLEGFVYAITPFNFSAIAANLPTAPALMGNVVVWKPSPTQTHAAVLLMRLLEEAGLPKGVINLVTGDGIAVSEVALEHRDLAGIHFTGSTKTFQYLWKTVGNNIEKYRSYPRLVGETGGKDFLVAHPSADRAVLKTALTRGAFEYQGQKCSATSRAYIPASIWNSGFKEEFAAEVDYLTMGDVTDLSNFMGAVIDDRAFAKNKAAIDRAKADPACTIVAGGSYDDSVGYFVRPTVIECTDPENEVFTTEYFGPILAVYVYEDDKYDEMLTQMESVSDYALTGSVIANDRAAAAYTMEKLRFAAGNFYINDKSTGAVVGQQPFGGGRASGTNDKAGAPQNLLRWTLTRAIKETLVPPTDYGYPHMG
- a CDS encoding GNAT family N-acetyltransferase, which encodes MTPRPRLVHTADLEPAELREIRALLDHAFDGDCSDDDEDHWLGGTHALIEDGAGLAAHGALVMRRVRHGGRWLRTGYVEGVAVRADVRRTGLGGRVMAELERMIDRAYDLGALSASDEGALLYAARGWQCWPGPVHALSPEGIVRLPDEEGGVYVRPAPAVALEPSGELVFDWRDGDVV
- a CDS encoding 3-isopropylmalate dehydrogenase translates to MSRSINLAVIPGDGIGQEVVAEGLKVLSAVLPQDVKLETKEYDFGAKRYHATGETLTDADLEQLKGHDAILLGAIGDPSVPSGVLERGFLLKLRFAFDHHVNLRPSKLLPGVATPLAGQPEIDFVVVREGTEGPYTGNGGTIRKGTAHEVATEVSVNTAYGVERVVRDAFERAQARPRKKLTLVHKNNVLTFAGHLWTNIFTKVAEEYPEVTTDYIHVDAATIYLVTDPGRFDVIVTDNLFGDIITDLAAAVSGGIGVAASGNINPSRAFPSMFEPVHGSAPDIAGQGKADPTATVLSVALLLRHLGYEAEADRIDTAVAADLTERAGKPARSTSEIGDALAVRVAG
- a CDS encoding branched-chain amino acid aminotransferase yields the protein MTTPTIELKPSASPLAAAEREAILADPGFGRHFTDHMVTIKWTEGRGWHDAQLVPYGPISLDPSTAVLHYGQEIFEGLKAYRQPDGSVALFRPEANARRFRSSARRMAMAELPEELFIAALDALLAQDADWVPPHGGEASLYLRPFMFATEAALGVHPANEYLFMLIASPSGAYFSGGVKPVTIWVAEDHVRAVPGGTGDAKTGGNYAASLLPQAEAAAHGCDQVVYLDAVTRTKVEESGSMNVAFVYGDRIVTPALSGSILEGITRDSLLQVARDLGYTAEEGTITLQQWREDAASGALTEVFACGTAAVVTPIGHVKTKSDQWSHGDGTPGPVTMRLREALLSIQRGLSEDKHGWMHKIG